The following is a genomic window from Flavobacterium crassostreae.
CACCCAAAGAAGAAATTAGTAAAAAATGGTTTATTCCATTCTTAGAAGCTAAAGTGGCAAACTGTTTTGGATATTCAAAATCTACTTTTTTAAATGCTTCTTTGCTTCCGGCCTTACTAATAGTGGTGCCTATGGTACAAAAGAAATCATCTCCAATGATGCTGTTTTGATAGGTTTCGGGCTGCTCAAAATCTACAATTACTTCGGAATATTTTGGATGCTGGATGTTTGTGGTAGCTCGATTAAAACAAATTACTTTTTCGTAGGCCTTATTGTTCAAAAGATTTTGCAATAAAGCAGCGCCAACTAAACCTGTGCTTCCGATTATTAAAGCTGTTTTCATAAGATTATGGTT
Proteins encoded in this region:
- a CDS encoding NAD(P)H-binding protein, which codes for MKTALIIGSTGLVGAALLQNLLNNKAYEKVICFNRATTNIQHPKYSEVIVDFEQPETYQNSIIGDDFFCTIGTTISKAGSKEAFKKVDFEYPKQFATLASKNGINHFLLISSLGADSDSNNFYLKTKGEIEDFLKTTAFKRVSILRPSLLLGDRNEFRFGEKIGGFLMKTFSFLFLGKLKIYKPIQSTTVAKALEQIAQKETSGFQIYNSDKIEEITHS